The Oryzias melastigma strain HK-1 unplaced genomic scaffold, ASM292280v2 sc01649, whole genome shotgun sequence nucleotide sequence gttGGGTTCTGACCTAATAAAGCTTTGGTCCTGGTCTGAACCTTGTTTAATTTTGGTCTGGTACAGGTTTAGCTCTGACCTAATGCAGCTTTGGTACCAATCTAATCTGGGCTTGAAACTAGTTAGATGAAGGTTTGGTCCTGgaatattttgagttttggaCACGGTCTCAGATTTGGTTCTGGTCTGAACAAGGTATAGTTCTGGTTTGAACCTGGTCTGAACCTTATTTAATTTAGGTCTGGTACAGATTTAGATAAAATCTAATGCAGCTTTGGTACCAGTCCAATCCGGGTTTGAAACCTGTTAGATTAAGGTTTGGTCCTGGAATATTTTCCACTTTGTTCCTGGCCTAATTCAGATTTGTTCGTCGCCTGGACCACATTCAATACTGGATTGATCCAGGTTTGGTTCCGGTCTAATAAAACTTATATCTTGATCTGAACTTGGTTCAATTGTGGTTTGATACAGGTCTGATTTGGTTTGATGATATACGTTTGATGTTGCTCTAATCCAGATTTGGTGCTGGTAGGAACGCGCTTTGAATTTCACCTTGAACCTGTTTGGTTCAGGTATAATACAGCTTTTGTTTTGGTCTGGACTAGGTTTAAATCTTGTCTTGTCAGGTTTGATCTTGCTTTAATCCAGGCTTGGTGCTAATCTAAACTAGTTTTGGACCTTGTTTAATCCAGGCTTGGTCTTAGACTGATACACTTTTGGTTCTGGTGTAAACCAGATTTAAATCAGGACTAATAAATCTTTTGTCTTGGTTTAATTTATGtttggttatatttttttatcctgttttggTTCTAGTACAATCCAGGTTTGGATCTAGTTTGATACCAGTTTGGTCCTAGTCTAATCCGGCTTTGGTTTTGATCTGAACCAGATTTGATGTAGTGTGATCCAGCTTTGATTCTTGTCTGAACCACCTTAAATTCTGGCTTGGTAGAGGTTTACTGCTGATCTAACCCAGAAGAGATTAAGGTCTGGTCCAGATCTGGTTGTGTACCTAAACTTTACAGATGAACTTTTAGCATGGTTCATTCTAACCTGCTCCCACATCTGTCCAGCAGGATTTTAGGGGCGgagtttgactgttttgttaCGTAGTGTCGTTTTTTTGATGGACATGTCACGAAGAATCGGTGGAATCCTTTCGTGGTTGAAGTTTTAAGTCTTCCTCTTCTTTACTCTAAGtttgaggaaaagaaaaaaaaatcctttgtctAAAAGACAAAGGAACTGGAGACAAAACCAACCAGTCGGtcaaattgatgtttttatttaagctgATTAGTGCTGCACAAATCCACCAGGAGTTGTCGTTTTTACACTATTAACTGATCTACTCCTGGTTgatgaatgttgttttttttacgtctttgatgtttgtccatttttttcttttgggggAGGGTTTGCTCTCCTGTTTGCATTTGGTGCTTCACAGAAGGTTTTACTCAAAAGAACTGAAGACTGACCCTAAAACTGAAATATCAGATTATCGGTTGACGGTGAAAGTTATAGTATGAATGACCTTCTGAGCCTTTTTTCTAGAAGAAAttctgttttccattttaataAAGATGAGTTTTATCTTCAACAAGATCTACAATTCcttcaaaatatattgtatCTGACAGTTGAAAGCAATACTTTTTTAGGTCGTTTTGGACGTATAAGCATAAACACATTAGCATTACTTGCAGTACCACCTACGAGAGGATTGTAATGAAAGTTGTTGCAGTAACCTATCTAACAAAAAGCAATCTTTAAAATTCAGCTAAGTTAGGTTAGCTTGTTAAAGAACTGCTGCAGGGTCGTAAAGTTGACACCTGTGTAGCGGTTAGCACTTTCAACTCGCCCTGGTTTGAATctggttctttctgtgtggagtttgcattttCTCCTCATGTATGCGTGAATTTTTTCCCTGAACTCTAAAAACATCCCTCACAGGTTCAATGGTGTCCCTATATTGCCCTTAGGTGTAcatgtgtatgaatgtgtggcGACCTGTCCCCGGTGTACCCTACCGTCACCAGCTGGGCTGGCAACCCCCTAACCCCAAACGGGATTCGGTATTGAATGATGAATTATTGTCTGTGGTTTTATAGGTGTCCTGTACTTCCAGTAATACTACAAATACTCCTGTACTTCCACAACAAGACAAGAAGTACACTAAGACAAAGGCATTcatactttcattttaaaacttcagcTTCTGTCTTTCCTGTAGCTTTTGTAGctcctttaaatgaaaaaaataatgctttaaataaaattattcctAAACAAACCCCCAAATTCTTAACTGTAATGCAAACAACGACCATAAGAGGGAACTGTCCTCTCTTCTTTGGGTTCAGAGTTTCTTGATTTACAAAAACTACTGTTTGACAGACAGACAAACTCCTTTTTTGAttacctatttttattttaatgtttttgtagaatatttttttgtgttttcattaaagtgctttaaaatgaaacactGACTGATGTTTTGGTGAAAGCAATGATAGAAAACATGAtgtaaagctgatttttttaagacattctcTGACCTCCATTGGAGGTCAGGGCATTGTTCTCAAATATTAATTAAGAACGAAGAAAGAAAACTAATCAGTCTGTAATTCatcagaaaacatattttactagTTGTGGAATAAGTAACaaagaacacaattttttgCAGATTGACCACATGTGAGCAACAGCACCATCTAGTGGATTGTACCTAAGAAACAGCTGAATGATTTACTTTACTGAAGATAGCAAAAATGGTATACATTTTTAGGATCTTAGGAGAAGTTTTGATTATCAGCAGACAGACTAAAGGTTATAAGGAGAGCAGAGGGATGACAAATATCGGCCTTCAGTGTCTGAGATGCTGTGGCAGTCGCAGGATGCAGGCCCGAATGTCAGTCACGGCTGATGGCACTTTCCCCACGTTCTCCCAGCGCCGTGTGCTGTGCTCAAAGCGGTGGACCAGGCCAGACTCGGTATAGTCCTCCTGGGAGTACCCCCCCAGCACATAAACCTTCTCCTCCAGGACGGCTGAGGCAGCGCCCACATGGGGTACGGGTAGCGGTGTTAGGGCCGTCCAAGAGTCAGCCTCAGGATCGTACATCTCACAGGCCAGCTGGTCGGTATAGAACTTCCTCAGGTTGCACACCCCTCCAGCCACAATCAAATGTCCTCTGAGCGGCTCCATGCAGTGCTGAGCCCGGTCCTGGGTCATGTCGGACAGGTGGGTGGTTCCTCTATCGGGGTGGTAGAGGAACATGGAAGCCAGGCAGGAGTAGCTGCAGTCAAAGCCTCCAGAGATGAAAATCCCTCCTTTTACGGCGCTGAGGGCGAAGCCACTCAGGGACCGGTCCAGTGGCTTTACAAAGCTGCAAGAAAGCAATGAACCCGGATCAGACAACTGGTAATTAGTGCATtcttacagtcacagtcccattcatcaATTCACACAAATCTAACACACTGATGCCAACCTTAAACCACCAAGACCAACATGGGCTTCAGTGTCTTCAACCCATGAGGATACATATGCGAGCAAAGTATAAACCAAACCTgtgatcttccaatcagaggttgactaCTCTACCTCTGTACCATGGCCATCCCAAAGGTTTTAAGAGAAGAGGCCTGGATCTGTTCTTTAgagatttgaaagaaaaacaaagcgcAAAATAACTCACAAATTCTAAGACAAAACTCTAGTTTTCTAGTAGAGCTTTGACTTCAATAAACAATTTTAGTTAGAAACAAGGACATTTGGAGACAATGCCAGGAGAGTTCAGATTTTTGTCAagtgtactttattttattttataattattaccTTGATCCaggttaaaacaccaaaataaacgGCAGGATCTCTTTTTTAGGTTCAACTTGTTGTTTGTCCATTGTAAActctttattgtcttttaaaataacacaaagaaaGACAACTTCTATCTGTTGCTGCAGCACTCCTGCATGAACACTgaggctacgttcacaccacccttGGCAAAGCGTGTTCAAGCACTCACTTCTAATGAAGTCTATTGGACACACTTATATGCGCGTTTTGGACTTCCACGTTAAAAACTCTTGCATTCCCGAGTTGCTACGCAGATTTTTTAggttctacgtacaaaacgtgtGTTCAACCAACCACTTAAAATGAAAGTCTACATAAACACGAGTATATGTGTGTTACGGGGTTCCTTACTCACAACTCTCGCGCTCACACAAAGCTACACAAGTGTCTAAAACATTTACGGGCTCTACATAAACAATGTGGCACTATTAAATACACGTTgcaagttgaactttgaccaatcaggaactcagttttGATAGTGACATATGGTTGGCATCCCTCTTAATTCACAGAActgtatgaaaaaaatgtatacggAGAAttataaaggagaaattaaaaattgtggTTTGCACCAAGACTTTTCCAACTTAAGGTTGCACTAGTAaactgttgaagaagaaaaagaagaagtagtCCATCCTTGgttgtttggtgtgaacaccatgggctaaatgtgCATTCAAGACCTTGCGTTTACTGCGTTCTTTAAGACGCGTCACATGCCCAGTGTTAGTAATTTGAGACACTGAGAGCCCAAACCCTAGTGATTGGAGGGCtttgaaatataaacaaataagaATGTCCGGAAAGATGATGCTTATGAGATAACTAGCATAATTCTGATCAACAAGCTCAATTGTGTTTTGAGTTTTACATCAGATCCTGATACAcagcatttacattttgttttgactgTGGCATTTCATCTGGAAACAAACCACAGTCAGTTAGAGAAAACCGCTTGAGTGTTGAGGTGGtcaaaaagtgtatttattttaacatattccacaCAGGTTGTCTCTAACATCTCAATAAATGCCTGTTTATAGTATTTTACTTCCAGATATCATGAAAGAATCAGAAACTGTTATTTGTTGCCTGTCTTAAATGCTATGACTACAAAAACATAGGATTAGATTTTAATCTCAGCCACAATCCTGTATAGGGAAATAAATATCTACCGGTACTactcagtcattgtatttgtcagaataaccatcctTGCTCTGCTTCCTttcgtaacccttgtgctatcctaagtATGTTGATGttgaaagtggggtcatctggaccccacaagacggtgaactttttttcaattattttagatttacactgtttttatttttgtactttggatacacaattgcaagtgcaCGGTTAAGCACAAATTGTATTGTATGagatacaaatcaagaatcctGCATACACAAATCTAAAGAGTCTTTTGTCTCCACAAGTATTTGGTGAACATGGTGTGAattgaaaacaaacataaatagtTTCTTGTTGGCAAACCATCTCATGGCCGATAGTAGGAGTAAACAATGGTGTATGTATGTAGTAACTGACACTACTATGAAAGGAGCTTTTTGAGTCAAACCGCTATGAGCAATCAAGACCTTGTCACTGTGAGTGGGCATTTGAGATCTTAATGTTCATATTATTGTGGTTAAATGTCGTCACCTTGACATCCTGAAATGACACAGTTGAGTGAGAATTGGACCCAAGTGCAGTTTTTGTCTCTGCAATCACTGAGTTTGACTCACAGTACAAAAATGACTCTGATGGTCATTCATGTGTGCTATGATTACCCCGCAGTGTAGATACTACATATAGGCCTTATTGAAGTGATTTACCTCCAGGAGTTGGTGTCTTGGTTGTACATTTCAACAGTCTCTGTGTTCGTGTTTATCTCTCTGTCTCCACCGATGGCGTAAAGGCGCTCTTCATGCACTGCCATTGAAAAGTTACTTCTGGCCTCATTCATGTCAGCCAAACTCATCCAGCTGTCTGTCCTGGGGtcaaaactgtagaaaaaaaagcaaagacaaaaaaaaaggaaaatctcttTGGTGCAGTGCCGTCGGTTGCCATCTCCTTACCTGTATGCTGATTTCATGACATCGTCCTTGGCATAAAAGTAGCATCCTCCAGCGACGTACAACTTTCCCTGCATTACTGCTACTCCATGTCGGAACTTTGGCTTGTCTGGGATCTCGCCCAGTCTCCTCCATTCCATCTCCTTCACCAAACCCGTGCCACTGCGTAAGGAGTTGGAAAACCACATTTCCCTGCTTGGTACTCGCTGACCCACATCGCAGTTCAGCTGGTCCCCCCCAACCACAACCAGAACGTCTTTGGGTTTCCTTACCCGATAACAATCCTGGGAGTTTGGAAGACTGAAACCAAATTCCTTCAGTGCCGACCCATAGAGTTCCACATTCTTATCTGCAAAACACTCCATTTGCAGGTTAATGGCTCTAACTTCTCTGAACTCTCGAAAGGTCATTAGAGGAAAGCGAACTGCAGACATCAGTAAGCCGGCATGAGTCAGTCTCTCCTCAGGATTCGCCTCAATCCATGAAATTACAGCTCGGAAAACAGCCAATTCCGATGAAACGCATAGTCCATCGCAATGTAGGAGTTCCAGAAGTTTCTCTACTGGTAGGTCACGAAACTTTGCTGAGGTCGACACTTCTCTGAAGTTCCTCAAAACAAAGTCTTTGGCCTCATCCAGGAGCTCTGATAGCCCATAGGCTTCAGCAAAAGAGGCCACATCCAGGCAGGACGCTGGGTTCATTTGCTCTTCCATGAAGTTGAGACAAAGCAAGACAGCCTGCCGAAACTGAAGCTGGAGAGCCACGATGGTCACCTCAAAGACAGAGTCCCAGCTGATTGTAAGATTCCTGCTGTAGGAGAAGCCGACAAGTGCCTCTAGTTCAGGAGCCGGGAGGCATGGAAAGGAAATAGAGTTCTGATGAGATTCCTTCATGCCACATGTAAACATGGCACGGAAGAAGTCGCTGCTTGCAGCCAGGATAACTCGGTGACCTGGAGACAAAGACGAGATTAAACCTGCATCATCACAGTACCCAATACCAACATGGAAACTGCAACTGGACCACTAACCATGCAGAAATGTACCACCTACATCCAAGACTACATCACATCCAACTCTGTCTTCCCACAGCTGATGGATGGACTGAAGGGTAACCATCAGAGCAGGTTGCCTCATATCGTTTTCTTTGGTGCAGAGGTCCAAAAGGCGTACTACCTTCAAAACTTCAGCTGCCGTTTGGATGCTTTCATTCATACTTGGAACATCCCCACTGTAGGCGAACTCGACTACTGCTTGAAGTCCGACTTGATTGACCGAAGCACCCAAATCGATTGACCATCTTTGGAGCCCAAAATCTGATGAATTCCTGCTTTTTCCCATCAGTTTCTCCTGGACTAAGAGGCTGACAGCAGCCAGGGTGAGAGAGTGCACGTGGAAGATGCTCCCATCATCTCCAGTCAGTGTCAGGTCAGTTAGAAGAGACAAGTCTCTGAATTCCCTCAGAGTCTCAAAAAAGCCTCCATGGAAAGTTTTACTCTGGCACTTGTAGACGCTTTCACCCATGCATGACTCATCACTCAAGTGCCACCCAAGTACCCCTGCACATATTTTGGCCTCTGCGCCCTCACTGCCCT carries:
- the LOC112141125 gene encoding kelch-like protein 33, translating into MEFTDPSFLTEWEERWRREKERRKRVMEEGGEGIERVNQELRRIVEFNDSRMGLAGVTEGSEGAEAKICAGVLGWHLSDESCMGESVYKCQSKTFHGGFFETLREFRDLSLLTDLTLTGDDGSIFHVHSLTLAAVSLLVQEKLMGKSRNSSDFGLQRWSIDLGASVNQVGLQAVVEFAYSGDVPSMNESIQTAAEVLKVVRLLDLCTKENDMRQPALMVTLQSIHQLWEDRVGCDVVLDVGGTFLHGHRVILAASSDFFRAMFTCGMKESHQNSISFPCLPAPELEALVGFSYSRNLTISWDSVFEVTIVALQLQFRQAVLLCLNFMEEQMNPASCLDVASFAEAYGLSELLDEAKDFVLRNFREVSTSAKFRDLPVEKLLELLHCDGLCVSSELAVFRAVISWIEANPEERLTHAGLLMSAVRFPLMTFREFREVRAINLQMECFADKNVELYGSALKEFGFSLPNSQDCYRVRKPKDVLVVVGGDQLNCDVGQRVPSREMWFSNSLRSGTGLVKEMEWRRLGEIPDKPKFRHGVAVMQGKLYVAGGCYFYAKDDVMKSAYSFDPRTDSWMSLADMNEARSNFSMAVHEERLYAIGGDREINTNTETVEMYNQDTNSWSFVKPLDRSLSGFALSAVKGGIFISGGFDCSYSCLASMFLYHPDRGTTHLSDMTQDRAQHCMEPLRGHLIVAGGVCNLRKFYTDQLACEMYDPEADSWTALTPLPVPHVGAASAVLEEKVYVLGGYSQEDYTESGLVHRFEHSTRRWENVGKVPSAVTDIRACILRLPQHLRH